From one Streptomyces sp. N50 genomic stretch:
- a CDS encoding DUF4350 domain-containing protein, which produces MTAEATLPATSASPTARQVWTRARGILLALVILLAAAVAIAAIRSDERHGDLDPRSADPYGSRAVAELLGDRGVSTRVVTTLAQARAAAGPDTTLLVAVPDLLTERQQSGLHTAFADSGSRTVLVAPGPASLPQLAPEVTADAGTSFDTLLSPDCSLPAAQRAGDAETGDYRYTTTTADADECYANDGRPTLLRLPDASGSGDTVVIGSPDILLNKRLDKQGNASLALQLLGSRPHLVWYLPSLSDTSATDSGSQSFFDLLPSGWLWGTLQLFIAAAVAALWRARRLGPLVPEKLPVAIRASETVEGRARLYRKANARDRAANALRSTTRTRLAPLVGVPVSQAHAPEALLPALSAHLHGDGQTLHALLFGPPPSDDAALIALADQLDALEREVRRS; this is translated from the coding sequence ATGACCGCGGAGGCCACGCTTCCCGCCACCTCGGCCTCGCCGACCGCCCGCCAGGTGTGGACTCGCGCGCGGGGCATCCTCCTCGCGCTCGTGATCCTCCTGGCGGCCGCCGTCGCGATCGCCGCGATCCGCTCCGACGAACGCCACGGCGACCTCGACCCGCGCTCCGCCGACCCCTACGGCAGCCGCGCGGTCGCCGAACTCCTCGGCGACCGGGGCGTGTCCACGCGCGTGGTCACCACCCTCGCCCAGGCCCGCGCCGCGGCCGGCCCGGACACCACCCTCCTGGTCGCCGTCCCCGACCTGCTGACCGAGCGCCAGCAGTCCGGCCTGCACACGGCGTTCGCCGACTCCGGCAGCCGTACCGTCCTCGTCGCCCCCGGTCCCGCGTCCCTGCCCCAGCTGGCCCCCGAGGTCACCGCGGACGCCGGAACCAGTTTCGACACACTGCTGTCCCCCGACTGCTCCCTGCCCGCCGCCCAGCGCGCGGGCGACGCGGAGACCGGCGACTACCGGTACACGACCACCACTGCCGACGCCGACGAGTGCTACGCCAACGACGGCCGACCGACCCTGCTCCGGCTGCCGGACGCCTCCGGGAGCGGCGACACCGTCGTCATCGGCTCGCCCGACATCCTCCTCAACAAGCGTCTCGACAAGCAGGGCAACGCCTCGCTCGCCCTCCAACTCCTCGGCTCCCGCCCCCATCTGGTCTGGTACCTCCCCTCGCTGTCCGACACCTCGGCCACCGACTCCGGCAGCCAGAGCTTCTTCGACCTGCTCCCCTCGGGCTGGCTCTGGGGCACCCTGCAGTTGTTCATCGCCGCAGCCGTGGCCGCCCTGTGGCGGGCACGCCGACTGGGCCCCCTGGTGCCCGAGAAACTCCCCGTGGCGATCCGCGCCTCCGAGACCGTCGAAGGCCGCGCCCGCCTCTACCGCAAGGCCAACGCCCGCGACCGCGCGGCCAACGCCCTGCGCTCCACCACCCGCACCCGCCTCGCCCCCCTCGTCGGCGTCCCCGTCTCCCAGGCGCACGCGCCCGAAGCCCTGCTCCCCGCGCTCTCCGCCCACCTCCACGGCGACGGACAGACCCTGCACGCCCTCCTCTTCGGCCCGCCGCCCAGCGACGACGCGGCCCTCATCGCACTTGCCGACCAACTCGACGCCCTCGAAAGAGAGGTACGCCGTTCATGA
- a CDS encoding MoxR family ATPase translates to MDPTTDNAGTTGNPDAARASLESLRAEIAKAVVGQDPAVTGLVVALLCRGHVLLEGVPGVAKTLLVRALASALELDTKRIQFTPDLMPSDVTGSLVYDTRSAEFRFQPGPVFTNLLLADEINRTPPKTQSSLLEAMEERQVTVDGTPRPLPDPFLVAATQNPVEYEGTYPLPEAQLDRFLLKLTIPLPSRQDEIDVLTRHAEGFNPRDLHAAGLRPVANAADLEAARAAVAKTTISPEITAYVVDICRATRESPSLTLGVSPRGATALLATSRAWAWLTGRDYVIPDDVKALALPTLRHRVQLRPEAEMEGVTADSVINAILAHVPVPR, encoded by the coding sequence ATGGACCCGACCACTGACAACGCCGGGACCACGGGGAATCCGGACGCCGCCCGGGCCTCCCTCGAATCCCTGCGAGCCGAGATCGCCAAAGCCGTGGTCGGCCAGGACCCCGCCGTGACCGGCCTCGTCGTCGCCCTCCTCTGCCGCGGACACGTTCTCCTAGAAGGAGTCCCTGGAGTAGCCAAAACGTTGCTCGTCCGCGCCCTCGCATCCGCGCTCGAACTCGATACCAAGCGCATCCAGTTCACCCCGGACCTGATGCCGAGCGACGTCACCGGCTCCCTGGTCTACGACACGCGCTCCGCCGAGTTCCGCTTCCAGCCCGGCCCGGTCTTCACCAACCTGCTCCTCGCGGACGAGATCAACCGCACCCCTCCGAAGACCCAGTCGTCCCTCCTTGAAGCCATGGAGGAACGCCAGGTCACGGTCGACGGCACCCCGCGCCCGCTCCCCGACCCGTTCCTGGTCGCCGCGACGCAGAACCCCGTCGAGTACGAGGGCACGTACCCCCTCCCCGAGGCCCAACTCGACCGCTTCCTCCTCAAACTGACGATCCCTCTCCCCTCCCGCCAGGACGAGATCGACGTCCTCACCCGCCACGCCGAGGGCTTCAACCCGCGCGACCTGCACGCCGCCGGCCTGCGCCCCGTAGCGAACGCGGCCGATCTCGAAGCAGCCCGCGCGGCGGTCGCCAAAACAACAATCTCCCCCGAAATCACCGCCTACGTAGTCGACATCTGCCGCGCCACCCGCGAATCGCCGTCCCTCACCCTCGGCGTGTCCCCGCGCGGCGCCACCGCCCTCCTGGCCACCTCGCGCGCGTGGGCGTGGCTCACTGGCCGCGACTACGTCATCCCGGACGACGTGAAGGCCCTGGCGCTCCCCACCCTCCGCCACCGCGTGCAACTGCGCCCCGAGGCCGAGATGGAGGGCGTGACGGCGGACTCGGTCATCAACGCGATCCTCGCCCACGTCCCGGTCCCCCGCTGA
- a CDS encoding RDD family protein: protein MSELVTGEAVALELRPARLPSRALAVLLDLIVAIAAYTAVTVALMFSTASLDVAAQVAMSIAAFVLILVGGPIAVETLSHGRSLGKLAFGLRVVRDDGGPIRFRHALVRGAIGVIEILMTVGVVACIASLVSARGRRLGDVFAGTLVVRERVSAGQTAFVPPPPPWLTGRFAELDLSAVPDGLWLAIRQYLTRMQQLDPQVGWAMAERLAADLVARTGAPAPQGVPSAAYLAAVVQERQARDVRRAFGNGAVGGVPVGGFRPAAGVPGAFGNSALQPSPAPQQPYGSAPAPAPASWPAAAAPPVPAPGGTGADPVAPGTQPSAQPSAAPAAPKPSTGFAPPA from the coding sequence GTGAGTGAGCTGGTGACGGGCGAGGCGGTGGCGCTGGAGTTGCGCCCCGCGAGGCTGCCCAGCAGGGCGCTGGCGGTGTTGCTCGATCTGATCGTGGCCATCGCCGCCTACACCGCTGTCACCGTGGCGCTGATGTTCTCCACTGCCTCTTTGGATGTTGCGGCGCAGGTCGCGATGTCGATCGCGGCCTTTGTGCTGATCCTGGTGGGCGGGCCCATAGCGGTGGAGACCCTGAGTCATGGGCGTTCGCTCGGGAAACTGGCGTTCGGGCTGCGCGTGGTGCGGGACGACGGCGGGCCGATCCGGTTCCGGCACGCGCTCGTGCGGGGTGCGATCGGCGTGATCGAAATCCTGATGACGGTCGGTGTCGTCGCCTGTATCGCCTCGCTCGTCTCGGCGCGCGGTCGGCGGCTCGGGGATGTGTTCGCGGGCACTCTGGTCGTACGGGAAAGGGTGTCCGCCGGGCAGACTGCCTTTGTGCCTCCGCCGCCGCCTTGGCTGACGGGACGTTTCGCCGAGCTTGATCTGTCCGCCGTTCCCGACGGATTGTGGCTGGCCATCCGGCAGTACCTGACGCGGATGCAGCAGCTGGATCCGCAGGTCGGCTGGGCCATGGCCGAGCGGCTCGCCGCGGACCTCGTGGCGCGTACGGGGGCTCCGGCTCCGCAGGGTGTTCCGTCGGCCGCGTATCTGGCGGCGGTGGTGCAGGAGCGGCAGGCGCGTGATGTGCGGCGGGCCTTCGGGAACGGCGCGGTCGGGGGCGTACCGGTCGGCGGGTTCAGGCCCGCGGCGGGTGTACCGGGTGCCTTCGGCAACTCGGCGCTCCAGCCGTCTCCGGCTCCTCAGCAGCCGTACGGCTCGGCTCCCGCGCCTGCACCTGCTTCTTGGCCGGCCGCTGCCGCTCCCCCTGTCCCGGCCCCAGGTGGCACGGGAGCCGATCCCGTCGCGCCCGGTACCCAGCCCTCAGCGCAGCCCAGCGCAGCGCCCGCCGCCCCTAAGCCCTCCACCGGGTTCGCGCCGCCCGCCTGA
- a CDS encoding DUF58 domain-containing protein — protein MALTGRAALLAALGSLPVGIWEPSWTGILAVNAPLAVACACDFALAAPVRHLSLTRSGDTSVRLGESADVTLTVTNPSRRPLRARIRDAWPPSSWLPGTEFAASRHRLTVPPGERRRLTTRLRPTRRGDRHADRVTIRSYGPLGLLTRQGTHTVPWAVRVLPPFTSRKHLPSKLARLRELDGRTSVLTRGEGTEFDSLREYVPGDDTRSIDWRATARQTTVAVRTWRPERDRHILLVLDTGRTSAGRVGDAPRLDASMDAALLLAALASRAGDRVDLLAYDRRVRALVQGRTARDVLPSLVNAMATLEPELVETDARALAATAIRTAPRRSLIVLLTSLDTAPVEEGLLPVLTQLTQRHTVLVASVADPHIARMATARGNTEAVYEAAAAARAQTERDRTAAKLRRAGVTIVDATPDDLAPALADAYLALKSAGRL, from the coding sequence ATGGCTCTCACCGGACGCGCCGCCCTCCTCGCAGCCCTGGGCTCCCTCCCCGTAGGCATCTGGGAACCCAGCTGGACGGGCATCCTCGCCGTCAACGCCCCCCTGGCGGTGGCCTGCGCCTGCGACTTCGCCCTGGCCGCCCCGGTACGCCACCTGAGCCTCACCCGCTCGGGCGACACCTCCGTACGCCTGGGCGAATCCGCCGACGTGACCCTGACGGTCACCAACCCGTCCCGCCGCCCACTCCGCGCCCGCATCCGCGACGCCTGGCCCCCCAGCAGCTGGCTCCCAGGCACCGAATTCGCCGCGTCCCGCCACCGCCTGACGGTCCCACCCGGCGAACGCCGCCGCCTCACCACCCGCCTACGCCCCACCCGCCGCGGCGACCGCCACGCAGACCGAGTGACAATCCGTTCCTACGGCCCCCTCGGCCTCCTTACCCGCCAAGGCACCCACACGGTCCCCTGGGCGGTCCGCGTCCTGCCTCCATTCACCAGCCGCAAGCACCTCCCCTCGAAACTGGCCCGCCTGCGCGAGCTCGACGGCCGCACCAGCGTCCTGACCCGCGGCGAAGGCACGGAATTCGACAGCCTGCGCGAGTACGTCCCCGGTGACGACACCCGCTCCATCGACTGGCGCGCCACCGCCCGGCAAACGACGGTCGCGGTACGCACCTGGCGCCCGGAACGCGACCGCCACATCCTCCTGGTCCTCGACACCGGCCGCACCTCAGCGGGCCGCGTCGGCGACGCACCCCGCCTCGACGCCTCCATGGACGCCGCCCTGCTCCTCGCAGCCCTGGCATCCCGCGCCGGCGACCGCGTGGACCTCCTCGCCTACGACCGCCGGGTCCGCGCCCTCGTCCAGGGCCGCACGGCCCGTGACGTGCTCCCGTCACTGGTCAACGCGATGGCAACACTCGAACCCGAACTCGTCGAAACAGACGCCCGAGCCCTGGCAGCCACCGCGATCCGCACGGCACCCCGCCGCTCCCTGATCGTCCTTCTGACAAGCCTCGACACGGCCCCGGTCGAGGAGGGCCTGCTCCCCGTCCTCACCCAACTCACCCAGCGCCATACGGTTCTGGTGGCATCCGTGGCAGATCCCCACATCGCCCGCATGGCCACGGCCCGTGGCAACACGGAGGCGGTCTACGAGGCGGCGGCCGCGGCACGTGCCCAGACCGAACGGGACCGCACCGCGGCAAAACTCCGCCGAGCCGGCGTCACCATCGTCGACGCAACACCGGACGATCTCGCGCCGGCACTCGCGGACGCATATCTGGCCCTCAAGAGCGCGGGCCGTCTGTAA
- a CDS encoding stage II sporulation protein M — MDLDVFVSAHRAEWDRLDALLRRQRRLNGAEADELVALYQRTATHLSLIQSSAPDPQLTGRLSQLVARARSAVTGTRRASWRDVTRFLGHSFPAAVYRARHWWVPTALLSTVVAILLGWWIGTHPEVQSSIAAPSQLRELTRPGGEYETYYSSHPAAAFAAQVWTNNAKAAAMCLVLGVFLGLPVLWILFENMLNLGVGIGLMSSAGRLDTFLGLILPHGLLELTAVFVAAGTGMRLGWTLIDPGPRSRRTALAEEGRAAVGMAIGLALVLFVSGAIEGFVTPSGLPTWARIGIGIVAEGAFLTYVYVLGGRAVRAGETGDVEAAERSSSVPTAA; from the coding sequence ATGGACCTCGACGTCTTCGTCTCGGCCCACCGCGCCGAGTGGGACCGCCTCGACGCGCTGCTCCGCCGCCAGCGTCGCCTGAACGGCGCCGAGGCCGACGAACTCGTCGCGCTGTACCAGCGCACGGCCACCCATCTCTCCCTGATCCAGTCCAGCGCGCCGGACCCTCAACTCACCGGTCGGCTCAGCCAACTCGTGGCACGCGCGCGTAGTGCGGTGACAGGAACCCGTCGTGCCTCCTGGCGCGATGTCACGCGCTTCCTGGGCCACAGTTTTCCGGCCGCCGTCTACAGAGCACGTCACTGGTGGGTCCCCACGGCGCTGCTGTCGACGGTGGTCGCGATCCTCCTGGGGTGGTGGATAGGCACCCACCCCGAGGTGCAGTCCTCGATCGCGGCCCCGAGCCAACTGCGCGAACTGACCCGCCCCGGTGGCGAGTACGAGACCTACTACTCCAGCCATCCGGCGGCGGCCTTCGCGGCGCAGGTCTGGACGAACAACGCCAAGGCCGCCGCGATGTGCCTGGTCCTGGGCGTCTTCTTGGGCCTGCCGGTCCTCTGGATCCTCTTCGAGAACATGCTCAACCTGGGCGTAGGCATCGGCCTGATGTCGTCGGCGGGCCGGCTCGACACCTTTCTCGGCCTGATCCTCCCGCACGGCCTGCTCGAACTCACGGCTGTCTTCGTCGCCGCTGGCACCGGGATGCGCCTCGGCTGGACCCTCATCGACCCCGGCCCACGCTCACGCCGCACAGCCCTGGCCGAAGAAGGCCGAGCAGCCGTGGGCATGGCCATCGGCCTGGCTCTGGTCCTGTTCGTCTCTGGCGCCATCGAAGGCTTCGTCACCCCGTCAGGCCTCCCTACTTGGGCCCGCATCGGCATCGGCATCGTCGCCGAAGGGGCCTTCCTGACGTACGTCTACGTCCTGGGCGGTCGTGCCGTTCGCGCCGGTGAGACGGGCGACGTCGAGGCGGCCGAACGCAGCTCCTCCGTCCCCACCGCGGCCTGA